A genomic stretch from Chitinivorax tropicus includes:
- a CDS encoding penicillin-binding protein activator, with product MIALLLPIGNKALGVPAEAFRDGFIAAANAKPETDLPIRVYPTNELTDDLLFNYKQAVDEGARAVVGPLTKPAISTLSSSGLVSVPTLALNTVDSGANLPDLLYTLSLSAEAEARQVARAAYGGTQSRAMIIGNDSPLNRRIAQAFGEEWRQLGGTIEADYQVGSQATLQRLRETLDRIRPELVFFALDAKRARQVRPYLGYAMPVYATSQVHNGLMNAPVNRELLGVQFVDMPWLTDKANPLVSQYPAIPQKLTADLERLYALGIDAYRIAARMAKGDVISSFEGVTGHVELKRQQFLRTVPLTSFGSDSNP from the coding sequence ATGATCGCGTTGTTGCTGCCAATTGGAAACAAGGCATTGGGTGTGCCTGCAGAGGCGTTCCGAGATGGGTTCATCGCTGCTGCCAATGCCAAGCCGGAAACCGATCTGCCGATCCGTGTCTACCCGACCAATGAGCTGACGGATGATCTGTTGTTCAACTATAAGCAAGCGGTGGATGAGGGCGCCAGAGCTGTCGTCGGCCCGCTGACCAAGCCAGCGATCAGCACGTTGTCCAGTTCGGGGCTGGTGTCTGTGCCCACCCTGGCCTTGAATACCGTCGATTCCGGGGCCAATTTGCCTGATCTGCTATACACCCTGAGTCTGTCCGCCGAGGCGGAAGCCCGGCAGGTGGCCAGGGCAGCATATGGCGGTACCCAGTCCCGAGCCATGATCATCGGTAATGACAGCCCGCTCAATCGGCGCATCGCCCAAGCGTTTGGCGAAGAGTGGCGACAGCTGGGTGGTACGATCGAGGCGGACTATCAAGTAGGTAGCCAGGCAACTTTGCAACGCCTGCGCGAGACGCTGGACCGTATCCGCCCTGAGTTGGTCTTTTTTGCGCTGGATGCCAAGCGGGCTCGCCAAGTCCGGCCCTATCTTGGCTATGCGATGCCGGTCTATGCCACCTCGCAGGTGCACAACGGTCTGATGAATGCGCCGGTCAATCGCGAGCTGCTGGGGGTGCAATTTGTGGACATGCCTTGGTTGACCGACAAAGCGAATCCCCTGGTCAGCCAATACCCAGCCATCCCTCAGAAATTGACAGCCGATCTGGAGCGTCTGTATGCATTGGGTATCGACGCCTATCGGATTGCTGCCCGCATGGCCAAAGGCGACGTGATATCGAGCTTCGAAGGGGTGACCGGACATGTGGAGCTGAAACGTCAACAGTTTTTACGTACCGTT